One segment of Alnus glutinosa chromosome 2, dhAlnGlut1.1, whole genome shotgun sequence DNA contains the following:
- the LOC133860738 gene encoding G-type lectin S-receptor-like serine/threonine-protein kinase At4g03230, whose amino-acid sequence MVGIFETGGIDKTTIAKAIYNSIASLTEENRISDVRNQVLCALDSEKKVKDLIDPENRRSDRRNRALLGALDSKKLLKAVNHCLLFIKEKGKHVKDLIDLGVFREENRNGVFKEENVEDIDVPFFHLECILAATYNFSDAKKLGQGGFGSVYKGTFPSGQEIAIKRLSRNSCQGVQEFKRELLIIAKLRHRNIVRLEGYSMEGEEKILLYEYMRNKSLHSFIFDQKLSMCLDWKKRINIILGIARGLFYLHHVLELKIIHRDLKPSNILLDDQMNPKICDFGLARIIGSKETGVFKAFDDMFSQAEEMITTIAGTIGYMPPESLVHGIYSTKSDVYSFGVLLLEIISGRRRAEFTMSKPHKNIIGYAWRLWAENKVLDLMDPTLHKVCNADQFVKCVHIGLLCVQDDPNDRPTISNVVTMLDGETGTLPTPKQSTYVSGLSSTVSSFRITYSYTELTNSFEFEGR is encoded by the exons ATGGTAGGTATCTTTGAAACTGGTGGAATTGATAAGACAACTATCGCTAAAGCCATCTACAACTCGATTGCATCCCTAACTGAAG AAAACAGGATAAGTGACGTAAGAAATCAAGTACTCTGTGCATTAGACAGTGAAAAAAAGGTCAAAGACTTGATAGACCCGG AAAACAGAAGAAGTGACAGAAGAAATCGAGCATTACTTGGTGCATTAGACAGTAAAAAACTTCTCAAAGCAGTTAACCATTGCTTGttattcataaaagaaaaaggaaaacatgtCAAAGACTTGATAGACTTGGGTGTGTTCAGAGAAGAAAATAGGAACGGTGTgttcaaagaagaaaatgtgGAAGACATAGATGTACCATTTTTTCATTTGGAATGCATTCTAGCAGCTACATATAACTTCTCAGATGCAAAGAAGCTTGGACAAGGAGGGTTTGGAAGTGTTTACAAG GGCACATTTCCAAGTGGTCAAGAGATTGCTATAAAGAGGCTTTCAAGAAACTCATGTCAAGGTGTTCAAGAATTTAAAAGGGAGCTGTTGATCATTGCAAAACTTCGACACAGGAATATTGTTAGGCTTGAGGGATATAGCatggaaggagaagaaaaaatttTACTCTACGAGTACATGCGGAACAAAAGCTTACACTCATTTATATTTG ATCAAAAGCTAAGCATGTGTTTAGACTGGAAAAAGCGCATCAACATCATTTTGGGAATAGCTCGTGGACTTTTTTATCTTCACCACGTCCTTGAATTGAAGATCATCCATAGAGACTTGAAACCAAGCAACATTCTTTTAGACGACCAGATGAACCCCAAAATATGTGACTTTGGCTTAGCAAGGATTATTGGAAGCAAAGAAACTGGGGTATTTAAAGCTTT TGACGATATGTTTTCACAAGCCGAGGAAATGATTACCACAATAGCTGGAACTAT TGGTTATATGCCTCCGGAGTCACTAGTTCATGGAATATACTCAACCAAATCCGATGTTTATAGCTTTGGTGTACTTCTACTTGAGATTATAAGTGGAAGAAGGAGAGCAGAATTTACTATGTCAAAACCACATAAGAACATTATAGGATAT GCGTGGAGATTGTGGGCAGAAAACAAGGTGTTGGATTTAATGGACCCAACTCTTCATAAAGTTTGCAACGCAGATCAGTTTGTGAAGTGTGTACATATTGGACTCTTATGCGTACAAGACGACCCAAATGACCGTCCCACCATATCAAATGTTGTTACCATGCTTGACGGTGAAACTGGAACACTTCCAACTCCAAAACAGTCTACATATGTTTCAGGCCTTTCTAGCACAGTTAGTTCTTTTAGGATAACGTATTCATATACGGAATTAACTAATAGTTTTGAGTTTGAAGGAAGATAA
- the LOC133860741 gene encoding disease resistance protein RPV1-like, which yields MATFHGASSSSLSSSINQCAYHAFLSFRGQDTRRAFTAHLYAALRRNDINTFMDDKLRSGEEISPALHKAIEESAISIIVLSKNYASSRWCLDELMKILECRKTRGQHVLPLFYHVHPSEVRNQTNSIGEAFAKLEERFKHDQMKLQKWKTALSQVANLSGRLLGNKYF from the coding sequence ATGGCCACCTTCCACGGagcctcttcctcttccctttCGTCTTCTATTAATCAGTGTGCTTACCATGCATTTTTGAGTTTTAGAGGCCAAGATACTCGCAGAGCTTTTACTGCCCATCTATATGCAGCTTTGCGTCGAAATGATATCAACACCTTCATGGATGACAAGCTTAGAAGCGGTGAAGAAATTTCACCAGCACTTCACAAAGCCATTGAAGAGTCGGCGATTTCAATCATTGTACTCTCTAAAAACTATGCATCCTCCCGATGGTGCTTGGACGAGCTGATGAAGATCCTCGAGTGTAGAAAAACAAGGGGGCAACACGTTCTACCCTTGTTTTATCACGTACATCCGTCGGAAGTACGGAATCAAACAAATAGTATTGGAGAAGCATTCGCTAAACTTGAAGAAAGGTTTAAGCATGATCAAATGAAGTTGCAAAAGTGGAAGACAGCCCTATCACAAGTGGCCAATTTGTCCGGGAGGCTTTTGGGGAACAAGTATTTCTAA